A DNA window from Buttiauxella agrestis contains the following coding sequences:
- a CDS encoding DUF2971 domain-containing protein → MGRLSGVLTPSLSKGCTLITPINDSEYFMILYKYIDNASLDRFFKDGYISIKFTPHSEFNDPFESYGYALDDESIESLTMRYEINQNLACLCLSKEPLNVLMWSHYADKHQGFVVAIDTEKAGYDDEAKCLITAPKGEIDYLGSRIESKLKISQENIYDTDMISKLLLTKSLHWKYEEEIRIIKKTESLQKQDTVLIDKIVDLKSVTGIYIGINNKGIDEIIRNNSTLEALILNNTVQLYQCEFKKSTWDLAIEGYEYTKYPHDMQRMDIFDSAEKVLRAMERNHIGD, encoded by the coding sequence ATGGGTCGTTTAAGCGGGGTACTTACACCTAGCCTGTCGAAAGGCTGTACACTGATAACACCTATAAATGATTCTGAGTATTTTATGATTTTGTACAAATACATAGACAATGCATCATTAGATCGATTCTTCAAAGATGGCTACATCTCTATAAAGTTCACCCCACACAGTGAGTTTAATGATCCTTTCGAAAGTTATGGATATGCACTTGATGATGAATCAATTGAATCATTAACTATGAGATATGAAATCAATCAAAACCTTGCCTGCTTATGCCTTTCTAAAGAACCACTCAACGTATTGATGTGGTCACATTATGCAGATAAGCATCAGGGTTTTGTTGTAGCAATCGATACTGAGAAGGCAGGATACGATGATGAAGCAAAATGCCTGATTACAGCTCCGAAAGGTGAAATTGATTATTTAGGGAGTCGAATAGAAAGCAAACTAAAGATCAGTCAAGAAAATATCTATGACACTGATATGATTAGTAAATTATTGCTTACTAAATCATTGCATTGGAAATATGAAGAAGAAATCAGAATAATAAAAAAGACGGAATCATTACAAAAGCAAGACACTGTATTAATTGATAAAATAGTTGATCTAAAATCGGTAACAGGTATCTATATCGGGATCAACAACAAGGGCATTGATGAAATTATTAGAAATAACAGTACATTAGAAGCATTAATTTTAAACAATACAGTGCAGTTATATCAGTGTGAATTTAAGAAAAGTACATGGGATCTCGCCATAGAGGGTTATGAATACACCAAATACCCGCATGATATGCAGAGAATGGATATATTTGATTCTGCAGAGAAGGTTTTAAGAGCGATGGAACGTAACCACATAGGGGATTGA
- a CDS encoding SFCGS family glycine-rich protein: MEQITVVIGDRLGKGQKVAAGIEKAGGRAVVIPGVAADMKLGDVMKAENATFGISFCGSGGAGAITAQTKHGYKAKYGMRSVDEGVTAINEGNNVLGFGFMDKEELGERLVQAWAKKYGQ, from the coding sequence ATGGAACAAATTACCGTAGTGATTGGCGATCGTCTGGGCAAAGGCCAGAAAGTGGCAGCAGGGATTGAGAAAGCGGGCGGTCGTGCCGTGGTGATTCCTGGTGTTGCCGCTGATATGAAACTGGGCGACGTGATGAAAGCAGAAAACGCCACGTTTGGTATCTCTTTCTGCGGCAGCGGTGGCGCAGGTGCTATCACCGCACAAACCAAACACGGTTACAAAGCCAAGTACGGCATGCGTTCAGTGGATGAAGGCGTGACCGCAATTAACGAAGGCAATAACGTTCTGGGCTTTGGTTTTATGGATAAAGAAGAGCTGGGCGAGCGTCTGGTGCAGGCCTGGGCCAAGAAGTACGGTCAGTGA
- a CDS encoding glycine dehydrogenase, with the protein MVNEAGCTEETRLTQRVLAFINTLLMNRNITPNAVQEQMLTSHVRAMAHRSLTGEPLPEVEESLFEEISDDSLVMAKEVVEQFGNLPVEEAWLLSVHFEVAKDNL; encoded by the coding sequence ATGGTTAATGAAGCCGGGTGTACCGAGGAAACGCGACTCACGCAACGCGTGTTGGCGTTTATCAATACGCTGCTTATGAACAGAAACATCACGCCGAACGCGGTGCAGGAACAGATGCTGACATCCCACGTTCGTGCCATGGCTCATCGGTCATTGACCGGCGAACCGCTGCCAGAAGTTGAAGAGAGTCTGTTTGAGGAAATCTCTGATGACTCGCTGGTGATGGCGAAAGAAGTGGTGGAACAGTTTGGCAATCTCCCCGTTGAAGAGGCGTGGCTATTGTCGGTGCATTTTGAAGTCGCGAAAGACAATCTTTGA
- a CDS encoding malonate decarboxylase holo-ACP synthase yields the protein MMNTPRPHDLLWLTDSDALEDVSEEWVASQWQPRLPVVVRRDVSRDARIPVGVRGMRRDQRAAGWVNAAKVKRIVSPEELASRDLLVKSPFVSMPPVQGAIQLALREWPWSWGITGSCGYALATEVPVLHADSDLDLLIRCPQRVERESLLEWQAVIGQLLCRADTQIETPQGAFALAEWLRDGRVLLKTNSGPEIVTDPWALKG from the coding sequence ATCATGAACACACCACGCCCACACGACTTACTCTGGCTAACCGATAGCGACGCGCTTGAAGATGTGAGTGAAGAGTGGGTGGCAAGCCAATGGCAGCCCCGGCTTCCAGTGGTGGTGCGGCGTGATGTGAGTCGTGATGCGCGCATTCCGGTAGGTGTTCGTGGAATGCGCCGCGACCAGCGGGCGGCCGGTTGGGTAAATGCGGCAAAAGTTAAACGCATCGTTTCCCCGGAAGAACTGGCCTCCCGCGATTTATTAGTAAAATCCCCGTTTGTTTCAATGCCGCCTGTTCAGGGCGCAATTCAACTTGCCCTGCGTGAATGGCCATGGAGTTGGGGTATTACCGGAAGCTGCGGCTACGCGCTGGCGACGGAAGTCCCGGTGCTACATGCCGACAGCGATCTCGATTTGCTGATTCGCTGCCCGCAGCGTGTTGAGCGCGAATCTCTGCTCGAATGGCAGGCGGTTATCGGCCAGTTGTTATGCCGTGCCGATACGCAAATTGAAACGCCACAGGGGGCTTTTGCCCTGGCGGAATGGTTACGTGACGGGCGTGTGTTGCTGAAAACCAACAGTGGGCCAGAAATTGTCACTGACCCATGGGCATTAAAGGGATAA
- a CDS encoding DUF4311 domain-containing protein produces the protein MFLIILIKSLIIGGLVGVGVGAGAARMFHAPTTQGMGAFRTLGELNSCEGDPASHFSFGLGFFFNAWASSVAAGAFTQDVDHRIIPNWGAAALMVKNRNVAETLHDPRKMAIACGIIGMIVVAFLNTTASAVPAALQVTAVKVLVPAANLLVNIIMPVIFWLAAIDAGKKSGFWATIFGGCAQLIMGNAVPGLVLGILIGKGVEESGWNHVTKVMMVAIIALFVLSGFFRGFDMKMIESFHLTVPNWLDLIHNSLSGK, from the coding sequence ATGTTCTTAATTATATTAATAAAATCGCTAATCATCGGCGGTCTGGTGGGCGTTGGAGTTGGCGCCGGGGCTGCACGTATGTTTCACGCGCCTACCACTCAAGGGATGGGCGCTTTTCGTACTCTCGGTGAGCTAAATTCCTGCGAAGGCGATCCGGCTTCACACTTCTCATTTGGTCTGGGCTTCTTCTTTAACGCATGGGCATCCTCGGTTGCAGCAGGGGCGTTCACACAAGATGTTGACCACCGCATTATCCCAAACTGGGGTGCTGCCGCGTTGATGGTGAAAAACCGTAACGTCGCCGAAACCCTGCACGATCCGAGAAAGATGGCTATCGCCTGCGGCATCATCGGCATGATTGTGGTCGCCTTCCTTAACACCACGGCTTCTGCGGTTCCGGCTGCATTGCAGGTCACGGCGGTAAAAGTTCTGGTGCCTGCCGCTAACCTGCTGGTTAACATCATCATGCCAGTGATTTTCTGGCTGGCGGCGATTGATGCCGGTAAGAAATCGGGCTTCTGGGCGACGATTTTCGGCGGCTGCGCGCAGCTGATTATGGGTAACGCCGTACCGGGTTTGGTGCTGGGCATCCTGATTGGTAAAGGTGTGGAAGAGAGCGGCTGGAACCATGTCACTAAAGTGATGATGGTCGCGATTATCGCGCTGTTTGTCCTGAGTGGTTTCTTCCGTGGCTTCGACATGAAGATGATCGAATCTTTCCATCTGACCGTGCCGAACTGGCTGGATCTGATTCATAACTCGCTGAGC
- a CDS encoding helix-turn-helix domain-containing protein — MTTPSDWHKADIIAALHKKGTSLAALSREANLASSTLANALTRPWARGELMIARALELPASQIWPSRYFDEKDRELKRVMRKPVN, encoded by the coding sequence ATGACAACGCCTTCCGACTGGCATAAAGCCGATATTATTGCCGCGCTTCATAAGAAAGGTACTTCGCTGGCTGCACTTTCGCGCGAAGCAAATCTGGCTTCCTCAACACTCGCGAATGCACTGACTCGTCCGTGGGCAAGAGGTGAATTAATGATTGCACGAGCGCTAGAGTTACCCGCTTCTCAAATCTGGCCGAGCCGTTATTTTGATGAAAAAGACAGAGAGTTGAAAAGAGTGATGAGAAAACCGGTTAACTGA
- a CDS encoding DUF4312 family protein → MKEHFSETVRVKGRGDTKAKAFADALNHVQGSVMKSSPHILLRIEPQDVQVIQARVQVKKEAFLFFFLKREKQMFSVELDVSVNVTAINMDKVDFIPQ, encoded by the coding sequence ATGAAAGAACACTTCTCAGAAACGGTGAGAGTGAAAGGGCGCGGCGATACCAAAGCCAAAGCCTTTGCTGACGCCCTGAATCATGTTCAGGGCTCGGTGATGAAATCTTCTCCCCACATTTTACTGCGCATTGAGCCACAGGATGTGCAGGTTATTCAGGCGCGAGTCCAGGTTAAGAAAGAAGCGTTTTTGTTCTTCTTCCTGAAGCGTGAAAAACAAATGTTCAGCGTGGAGCTGGATGTTTCAGTCAATGTTACGGCAATCAACATGGACAAAGTCGATTTCATTCCCCAATAA
- a CDS encoding LysR family transcriptional regulator, giving the protein MKIDAEITFRKLEIFMVFMEKGNIARTAEALGISGVSVHRALHTLEEGVRCPLFIHKGRNLVPLPAANTLLEHSKEAVALMVRGIAETRQTAGVGQGRLRIGTLYSLTLETVPRLIMGMKLRRPELEMDLTMGSNQMLLNMLEDGVLDAILISISESEIDRNRLEVLPLFQDDIFLAASSTFPLDTSKLADLREYHNEKFVSLAEGFATYNGFQEAFHIAGFEPEIVTRVNDIFSMISLVQAGVGLALMPGRMKKVYENSVQLLKLADPYQMQQSIAIVFARNREHDPNLLALAAEGRMYARSFIDTPNAPL; this is encoded by the coding sequence ATGAAAATTGACGCAGAAATCACTTTCCGAAAACTCGAAATATTCATGGTGTTTATGGAAAAGGGGAATATTGCCCGTACCGCAGAGGCTCTGGGCATCAGTGGCGTGAGCGTTCATCGCGCCCTGCACACCCTTGAAGAAGGCGTTCGCTGCCCGCTGTTTATTCATAAAGGCCGCAATCTGGTGCCGTTGCCTGCGGCAAATACGCTGCTTGAACATAGCAAAGAAGCGGTCGCACTGATGGTGCGCGGGATCGCAGAAACTCGCCAGACCGCAGGTGTCGGGCAAGGACGTTTGCGCATCGGTACGTTGTATTCTCTCACGCTCGAAACCGTGCCACGCCTGATTATGGGCATGAAATTACGCCGCCCGGAATTGGAAATGGACCTCACCATGGGTTCCAACCAAATGCTGCTCAATATGCTCGAAGACGGCGTCCTGGATGCGATCCTGATTTCGATTTCAGAAAGCGAAATCGACAGAAATAGACTCGAAGTGTTGCCTTTGTTCCAGGATGACATTTTCCTCGCCGCATCCAGCACGTTTCCGCTCGATACCAGCAAGTTAGCCGATCTTCGTGAGTACCATAACGAGAAGTTTGTTTCGCTAGCCGAAGGCTTTGCGACCTACAACGGTTTCCAGGAAGCGTTTCACATCGCGGGTTTTGAACCAGAAATTGTCACGCGTGTGAACGATATTTTCTCGATGATAAGCCTGGTGCAGGCGGGTGTGGGGCTGGCTTTAATGCCGGGACGCATGAAGAAAGTGTATGAAAATTCAGTACAATTGCTGAAACTTGCCGACCCTTATCAGATGCAGCAATCCATCGCGATTGTCTTTGCCCGCAACCGCGAACACGATCCTAATCTCCTGGCACTTGCTGCCGAAGGGCGCATGTACGCCCGTTCGTTTATTGATACGCCTAACGCGCCTCTTTAA
- a CDS encoding TRAP transporter small permease, with protein MKVTQTAPSAAVSKSDFYSHITRVKQAVDKVASYLCILIVGLMTLLVTWQVASRYLLNSPSAVSEVLARYLFIWLVLIGGAYVFGLREHMAITFMRDKLPRKLRLSLEIIGELATSVFALLVLTIGGYIGMSRQMAQLDSALQIPIGIIYIAIPLSGAMTLFYCLYNQYGLFRKFSSKQD; from the coding sequence ATGAAAGTGACGCAAACCGCCCCCTCCGCCGCCGTATCCAAATCTGATTTTTATTCGCATATCACCCGAGTGAAACAGGCCGTTGATAAAGTGGCGTCATATCTATGTATTTTAATTGTGGGATTAATGACGCTGCTGGTGACCTGGCAGGTTGCTTCCCGTTATTTATTAAATAGCCCAAGTGCGGTCAGCGAAGTGCTGGCGCGTTATTTGTTTATCTGGCTGGTGCTGATTGGCGGAGCGTATGTTTTCGGTCTGCGCGAGCATATGGCTATCACTTTTATGCGCGATAAATTGCCGCGCAAATTACGCCTTTCGCTGGAAATCATCGGCGAGCTTGCCACCTCTGTATTTGCCTTGCTGGTGCTAACTATCGGGGGTTATATCGGGATGAGCCGCCAGATGGCGCAGCTCGATTCCGCATTACAAATTCCAATCGGCATTATCTACATTGCAATTCCTCTAAGTGGTGCAATGACGCTGTTCTATTGCCTGTATAACCAATATGGGCTGTTCAGAAAGTTCTCTTCGAAACAAGATTGA
- a CDS encoding TRAP transporter substrate-binding protein, which translates to MLHLKHVLPKISLVATAVAATILLSGCGDDAAPTGTVTLKTAFNQSENNPQYKALVSFSDKLEAATNGRYKLEIHPNELLGDQRASLELVQSGAIQMAVVANPLVENFNKNFSVLAMPYVYDNPEHQRKVFTSGVLDSLFASTKGTGFEVVTAYTAGARSVYTKGAAVKSPADMNGKKIRVMQSDTMIKMLSCMGGTGVPMGQGEVYSAIQQGVLDGAENNEITYADLKQYEVAPYFSTTRHVMVADLLVANESFLAKMDEGDRELFRKLAKESTQTQFELWDKALDGARQTAKDNGATFTEVDIKPFQERCKPLQSAMLTTPEQKALYEKIRELAE; encoded by the coding sequence ATGCTGCATTTGAAACATGTTTTGCCAAAAATTTCGCTGGTTGCTACCGCTGTTGCTGCAACGATTTTGCTGAGCGGATGTGGCGATGACGCTGCTCCAACAGGCACCGTTACCCTAAAAACCGCGTTTAACCAATCTGAAAATAACCCACAATACAAAGCGTTAGTTTCCTTCAGCGATAAGCTGGAAGCGGCGACCAATGGTCGTTACAAATTAGAAATCCACCCCAATGAACTGTTGGGCGACCAGCGTGCTTCACTTGAACTGGTTCAGTCTGGTGCGATTCAGATGGCGGTTGTGGCTAACCCGCTGGTGGAAAACTTCAATAAAAACTTCTCGGTTCTGGCCATGCCGTACGTGTACGACAACCCGGAACATCAGCGCAAAGTGTTTACGTCTGGCGTGCTAGACAGCCTGTTTGCGTCCACCAAAGGAACCGGTTTTGAAGTCGTCACTGCGTATACCGCCGGTGCGCGCAGCGTGTACACCAAAGGTGCCGCCGTCAAAAGTCCGGCTGACATGAATGGCAAGAAAATCCGTGTCATGCAGTCTGACACGATGATCAAAATGCTGAGTTGCATGGGCGGAACGGGCGTACCGATGGGTCAGGGTGAAGTCTACTCAGCGATTCAGCAGGGCGTATTAGACGGTGCTGAAAACAATGAAATCACCTACGCCGACCTGAAACAGTACGAAGTGGCGCCTTACTTCTCCACCACTCGCCACGTGATGGTGGCCGACCTGCTCGTCGCTAACGAAAGTTTCCTCGCCAAAATGGATGAAGGCGACCGCGAGCTGTTCCGCAAATTAGCCAAAGAGAGTACCCAGACTCAGTTTGAGCTGTGGGATAAAGCGCTCGATGGCGCACGTCAAACCGCGAAAGACAACGGCGCGACCTTCACTGAAGTGGATATCAAGCCATTCCAGGAACGTTGCAAACCGCTGCAATCTGCCATGTTGACTACGCCGGAACAAAAAGCGTTGTACGAAAAAATTCGTGAGTTGGCCGAGTAA
- the nadS gene encoding NadS family protein: protein MSFFDDLKTSLEEAVDIKNGVQSPTRVTRYEIADVKAIREQLNVSQSEMARALGTSIDTIKSWESGRRNPTGLAAKVLATIQANPAFFQELAAH from the coding sequence ATGAGCTTTTTTGACGACCTGAAAACGTCCCTTGAAGAAGCGGTCGACATTAAAAATGGCGTTCAATCTCCCACCCGTGTTACCCGCTATGAGATTGCTGATGTCAAAGCAATCAGGGAACAGTTGAATGTTTCACAGAGCGAAATGGCCAGGGCACTGGGTACTAGCATTGATACCATAAAAAGCTGGGAGTCAGGGAGACGTAACCCAACCGGGCTTGCTGCAAAGGTGCTGGCAACCATCCAGGCTAACCCTGCTTTCTTCCAGGAATTAGCTGCGCATTAG
- the mdcH gene encoding malonate decarboxylase subunit epsilon gives MKILFTFPGQGTQRVGMLQKLPQDSDIMARVRAVLGDEADALDTFDALKHTRAVQLCLLIAGVACAQELERNGIVPDMVCGLSIGAFPAAVVADALSFEDALRLVALRGDLMEQAYPQGYGLTAITGLQLSQVETLVEGSGTYIANINAEQQIVIAGRDEDMAKVAQRALKFGAQKAKQLAVSVPSHCDLLAEPALKLKQAFADVTLTRPRCTYLSGSTARVAWQPEKIAEDLALNMSRTVRWRDAMIAANERDVRLAIEMPPGSVLTGLTRQAFREGEMVCAEQNSVALIKRLTERVKEAR, from the coding sequence ATGAAAATTCTCTTCACTTTCCCCGGACAGGGAACGCAACGTGTCGGTATGTTGCAGAAATTACCGCAAGATAGCGACATTATGGCGCGAGTTCGTGCAGTTTTAGGTGATGAAGCCGACGCGCTCGATACGTTTGATGCGCTGAAACATACCCGTGCTGTTCAACTTTGTTTGCTGATTGCAGGTGTGGCCTGCGCACAGGAACTTGAGCGCAATGGCATCGTGCCCGATATGGTGTGTGGTTTATCCATCGGCGCGTTTCCGGCGGCCGTGGTGGCGGACGCGTTAAGCTTTGAAGATGCGTTACGTTTAGTGGCTCTGCGCGGTGATTTAATGGAGCAGGCGTATCCACAAGGTTATGGTTTGACGGCGATTACCGGCTTGCAACTCAGTCAGGTCGAAACACTGGTGGAAGGCAGCGGAACGTACATCGCTAATATCAACGCCGAGCAGCAAATTGTGATTGCCGGGCGTGACGAAGACATGGCGAAAGTGGCCCAGCGAGCGCTGAAATTTGGGGCGCAGAAAGCTAAACAACTGGCGGTCAGCGTGCCATCGCACTGCGATTTACTGGCTGAACCCGCGCTAAAACTAAAACAGGCGTTTGCCGATGTGACGCTAACCCGTCCACGCTGTACCTATCTCAGCGGCAGTACCGCTCGCGTGGCCTGGCAGCCGGAGAAAATTGCCGAAGATTTAGCGCTGAATATGTCGCGCACCGTGCGCTGGCGTGATGCGATGATTGCCGCTAACGAACGCGATGTGCGCCTGGCCATCGAAATGCCGCCAGGTAGCGTGCTGACCGGACTCACGCGCCAGGCGTTCCGTGAAGGTGAAATGGTTTGCGCAGAACAAAACAGCGTCGCGCTGATAAAACGCCTCACCGAGCGCGTTAAAGAGGCGCGTTAG
- a CDS encoding TRAP transporter large permease gives MDIAIIVALVMFSGVFILLLAGTPISISIGISSFAAMLLILPFDGAILTSAQRVFVGLDSFALLAIPFFILAGNLMNNGGIAIRLINCAKMVSNFLPGPLAQTNVVANMLFGSISGSGVASAAAVGGIMSPIQKKEQYDPAFSAAVNIASAPTGMLIPPSNSLIVYATVAGSVSISALFMAGYVPGILWGLGVMLVAGFIAKRRGYVADRSANKGQTLRILFDAIPSLMMIVVVIGGILGGVFTATEASAIAVVYSLVLGIIYRNIKIDDLPKIFLATAKMTAIVIFMLAASSIMSWVMAFTKIPALIASGLLSATDSFIVILLIMNLVLLVVGTFMDPTPAVLIFTPIFLPICMQFGMDPVHFGIMMVFNLSLGTITPPVGPILFTGCKVGDIKIERVIKPLLPFFAVIAIVLMMVTYLPAITMALPQSMGLVK, from the coding sequence ATGGATATTGCAATTATTGTTGCTCTTGTAATGTTTAGCGGTGTGTTTATTTTACTGCTGGCGGGCACGCCAATTAGTATCAGCATCGGGATTTCTTCTTTTGCCGCAATGTTACTTATCTTACCTTTCGATGGTGCGATATTAACGTCGGCACAGCGCGTCTTTGTTGGCCTCGACTCCTTTGCTTTATTAGCCATTCCCTTCTTTATACTGGCGGGGAATTTAATGAATAATGGCGGGATCGCCATTCGTTTAATTAACTGCGCCAAAATGGTCAGTAATTTCTTGCCCGGCCCACTGGCGCAAACTAACGTTGTTGCCAATATGCTGTTTGGCTCGATCAGCGGTTCTGGTGTGGCATCGGCTGCCGCGGTCGGTGGCATCATGTCGCCGATTCAGAAAAAAGAGCAGTACGACCCGGCGTTCAGCGCGGCGGTGAATATCGCTTCTGCACCAACAGGCATGCTGATTCCGCCAAGCAACTCTTTGATTGTTTACGCAACGGTGGCGGGTAGCGTGTCTATTTCCGCGCTGTTTATGGCCGGTTATGTGCCGGGTATTCTGTGGGGCCTGGGCGTCATGCTGGTCGCCGGATTTATTGCAAAACGCCGTGGCTATGTGGCCGACCGTTCGGCAAATAAAGGCCAGACGCTGCGTATTTTGTTTGATGCTATTCCAAGCCTGATGATGATTGTCGTTGTTATCGGCGGTATTCTGGGTGGCGTATTTACGGCAACGGAAGCATCGGCGATTGCGGTCGTTTATTCCCTGGTACTCGGCATTATTTATCGCAACATTAAAATTGACGATTTGCCGAAGATATTCCTCGCCACGGCGAAAATGACCGCGATTGTTATCTTCATGCTGGCGGCATCTTCTATTATGTCGTGGGTTATGGCCTTCACCAAAATACCGGCACTGATTGCCTCTGGTTTACTTTCTGCTACCGATAGCTTTATTGTTATTTTGCTGATTATGAATCTGGTATTGCTGGTGGTCGGCACCTTTATGGACCCAACGCCTGCGGTATTAATCTTCACCCCAATCTTCCTGCCAATCTGTATGCAGTTTGGAATGGACCCGGTGCATTTCGGTATTATGATGGTGTTCAACTTATCGCTCGGCACGATAACGCCGCCGGTGGGGCCAATCTTATTTACCGGTTGTAAAGTCGGGGATATTAAAATTGAGCGCGTCATTAAACCGTTGCTGCCATTCTTTGCGGTGATTGCGATTGTTCTGATGATGGTGACGTATTTACCGGCTATCACCATGGCACTGCCACAGAGTATGGGGCTGGTGAAGTAA